GTTTCGTATTCTATCTAGGGTCATGGCCAATCAGTTGAAACAATGTTTGCCAATGTTAATCTCAGAAAAGCAAAGTGTGTTTGTCGAAGGGAGGCTCCTTACGGATAATGTGTGGATTGCTTTTGAGATTAATCATTATATACGTAGGAGAACTCATGGAAGTAACGGGGTAGTGAGGTTCAAAATCGATGTGTCAAAGGCATAAGACTTGAATGGAGTTTTCTTAAAAATATGATGATAAGATTTGGGTTAAATGAGGTATGGAGAGACAAGATGATGAAATGTGTACAAATGGTGACATATAATTTTATGCAGGATGGAGAAGAGTTTGGTGATAGCATTCCACATCGAGGAATTAGGCAAGGGGATTCGATTTCCCCATATTTGTATATCTTGTGTTATGAAGGTTTAAGTTCTATCATAAGACGATACGAGGAGGTGGGTTTGATTCATGGGATTTCAATTGCTAGAGGTGCACCATGTATTTCACACCTTCTGTTTGCAgatgatttttatttctttttcaaAGTGAAAGAAACAGAATCTGTAAGTATGAAGAACATTCTAGCGAGATACTAAAAATTATCAGGTCAAGCAATTAATTTGAGGAAGTTATATGTGGTGTTCAACCCGAATACAAGAGCTACAGATAGAGCTCTGGTGTTTGCTATCCTTCAGGTTAATGAAGTTTCCATGCGTGGGAATTATCTTGGCTTGACAATGTTTATTAGTAAACGGAAGAATAGTGTTTTTGGCTTATTAGCAGAAAGAGTGAGTAACAAGTTGCATGGTTGGGAAAACAATACAATATCGAAGGGAGGTAAGTTAGTGTTGCTTAAAACTGCTTCTCTAACAATCCCGAATTTTTGGATGAATTTGTTCCAGATTCCGGGGGAGGTCTGTACGAGGATGCAGTGGAGTATGAACTATTTTTGGTGGGGTAATAGTGGAAGTGGTAAAGGAATAAGATGGTTATCATGGGATAAGTTATGTGATGCAAAAACTGGGGGATGGCTAGGTTTTAGAGAGCTAAGTAAATTTAATGTGGCTATGCTCGAAAAACAAGGATGGAGACTGCTAAATAATGAGAATTCGTTAGTGACAAGTATTTTGAAAGCAAGGTGCTTTCCTAAATCAGATTTCCCCAATGCTAAGTTAGGGTCAAATCTGAGCTATATGTGGAGGAGTGTAATGGAAGCTCAGGATATAGTTAAGGAGGGAAGTAGGAGGCGTATTGGCAACGGTGAAAGTACGTAAATGTGGAATACCCCTTGGTTGCCAGGCCAAGGCAATGGCTTGATGACAACGAATATGCCAGCGGAACTAGAAAATACTAAGGTGGTGAATTCGATGACTGATAATAGGAAAGAATGGGATGAGGAATGGGATGAGGATGTCATTAACGATATCTGTAATGAAAGAGATAGAGAGTTGAATAAACATATACCAATGCCAAGTCGTAGTACTCAAGATTCATGGTTTTGGTTATTTGAAGATACATGATGTTTTACTGTTAAAAGTTGTTATCGGAAATTGTAGAGGGAACATATATGGGATCATGCAGCGTTTTGGAGGAAGATGTGGTCTCTGCAGCTGCCAAGTAAAATAACAACTTTTATGTGGTGAGTGTGTCGAAAATGTTTGCCTACTGCTGTGAATCTAGCGAGTAAAAGAGTGCAAATAGGTACAAAATGCTCCTGGTGTCTCGTTCGGAATGAGGATGATACTCATGTTCTATTTGATTGCTCTTTTTCTAGGACAGTGTGGACAACATTGGGAGTCCAGGAGATGCTTCACATCAATCAAGAAAGCAGTGCAGTGGAGACAATACATTAGTTATTCAATATTTGCACaaatgagaagcttgctttggTTGCCATGGTCTGCTGGAACTTGTGGTACAGACGTAATAAATGGGTTTGGGATAAGGTGATGGTTTCTGACTATGGAGTCCAAGCTACAACAAGCAATATGCTTTCGGTATGGCGACATAGTCAGCAGGAGAGATCTACAAACAGGCCGGTGATGAACTCCAGTGCCAGGAGATGGAGTCCTCCACCACAGGGATAGGTGAAGGCTAATATAGATGTTATGTTCGAAAAGGAGGGGTTTATAGGAGTTGGTTGTGTAGTAAGAGATGTAGATGGTGGGTTTATTGGAGCAAGGAACCATAGGGTGCCAGTGAGCATGCAACATCGCGAAACGGAGGCTGTGAGCTTGAAAGAAGCTTTGTCGTGGATAAAGCAGACGGGTTACATGTACTGTATTTTCGAAACTGATGCGAAGCTGATTGCAGATGCTTGTAAAGAGTTAAAGGGAATAGCTTATTTTCATACTATTGTATCTGATTGTCTTAAGTTATTTAAGCACTTTGAAAATGTGCTATTTGATTTTGTGAGTAGGTCTGCTAATGGGGTTACTCATAAATTAGCGCGGGCAACACATTTTATGTTAGGCATACATGAGTCATTTTATACTGCTCTGGAGTTTGTTCGTGATATTTTGTTGATTGATTTTATTTAATGAGAATGCAAGTACGTTTATTTCAAAAAAAAGATTGGTGTTCACAAAATTCTTCTAAGTAATTACTAATAGGTTCTCTAAAAATAAGTAATTAGTAATATATTTTCTTAGTGTTCTCACAACTCTTTAAGTGTCCTCGAAATTCTCTTAAAATTTTCAAAGCgttcttaattttttttaaatataattttataataaaaatcaCTTAAATGTCTCTTCGAAAAAGAATTCAAAGATTATTTTCTTAAGTGTCTTTTTTATATAAGATTGTTTTAAATATTTTGTACGTTATAATATAAGATTGGATTTATATAAAAGTGTTAGGTATGAGATCATCCTAATTAAATATTTCTAAGTATGAGATTCTTTTAACAGTCGTTTTTAGTAAGTACTTTTGAAAATAAAAACCTAGCTTCTTAATATTAAATTTTGTTAAGTATTTTCATGATATTAGATTTTTCAATATAAACAGGGCCTTGTTACACTACATTAatgatattttattataaaattttagtgTATTAATAAAAGATTCTTTTATTTATAAGATTCTCTCCTTGTTAACACAAGATATTTTCTTAACCGTTTTTTTCTTAAGTGTCTTTTTAATATAAGATTTTATcgaatattttttaatataatattctGTTAGGTGTTTTATATTTTataacttaattttattaaataattcaattaataaaagaTTCTTATTGTTTAAAGATTCTTtctttatataaattttatattttttattataaattctTTTCTTAATAAGAGATTGTCtaaaatattttgtaattaaaagtGTATTCTTAAGAATTATTATAAATGAGATTCTATTAAGTGTCTTTAGTAAGGACTTTTGAAAAATAAGATTCATTTATTTATTAGGTCACTTCATCAAGTATTTTTAAAATGAGACTTTTTGTAAGTGCTTTTAatataaaactcgtattttcatGATATTTGATTTTGTTTTCTATTTTTTCAATAGAAGCAGGGAGTTGTTACAATATATTaacaatattttattataaaactatagtgtattaataaaaaaaatcttttaattataagtttctctttttgttctttaatacaaaaaaattgaagtgttttttgttagaaaattattttaagtttCTTTTTAATATAGGATTCTcttaaacattttatatttttgatatataatattattttagatGTTTTTTATTTTCTAACTTGTTACAAGATtgtcttaaaattttataaaataatttttgatatAAAATTCTCTTTATATAAGATTCTTATATTATTTAAAGACTATTCTCTACGacaaatatttatttttcaatataaAATTCTATTAAGTGTCTTTTTAATATAAGATTCTctcaaatatttatattttaatacaaTATTCTATTAAGTGGGTTTACCTAAAGTATTATAAGTATGAGATTTTTAAAAGTGTTTTAAATGTGTATAGTAAGTATTTAGTAAGTATTTTCGAATATAAGATCATATCAAGTGTAAATATTTTTAAGTGGGATTTTTGCAAGTGTTTTTTAACATAAAAAATGTTAAGTATTTTCATGATATCggatttttttttgtatttttttgcAATAAAAGTATTGACTTGTTTCAAAATATTAGCATTTTTTTGTTATAACAACGTTAAGGGTATTGATAAAagttttttaattataaaattctCTTAAATGTCTTTTTATTGTACGATTctcttaatttttttaattaaaaattcttttaagTATTTTTTTAACTTGTTAAAAGATTCTCTCACATGAGAGCTGGGATCTCACATGAGAGCTAGGCTCTCATTTGTGAGCTGCGCTCATACATAAGAGCTGGGCTCTCACATGTGTGTTGGGCTCTCGCTTGTAAGTTGCGCTCTCACATGCGAGTTGGGCTCTTACATGAGAGCCGGGCTCTCACTTGTGAGCCGGTGGGCTCTCACATGAGATCTGGGCTTTCAGATGAGAGCCGGACTCTCACTTGTGAGCCGATGGGCTCTCACATGATAGTTGGGCTCTCACATGTGTTCAGGGCTCTCACATGTAAGATGGGCTCTCATATGAGAGCTGGGATCTCACTTTTGAGTTGCGCTCTCACATGTGAGCTGGGCTCTCACTTGTGAGTGGCGCTCatacatgcgagctgggctcaggtgcccatatgcgagctgggctcatgagcccacatcttgTGGAAAACAAAGGAAACATCATATTTATTAATTGAGaaggaaggcggtgcgggcctaagtgaccaggccggcccgcattaaaggactttgtgtgcaacatgaaaagtgactcatagatgactgagttacTCATAAATATCAGGGCCGATACGGGTTATTCCTACAATTACGGGAAGaaatgcggagatgccgcgagattgtaggaagcgtgtggagccggtcgagctcgtgactaattggctgaaggcctgactttatcatGGATTTGGGCTGCACGGGTTGAAGAACCCTAACCCCAGCCTATATGACTTGTTCCtcaagaactacgtgaggcttgatccctataaatagggtacataggcacttgtatgagacatgagtcgacacttgatagagaataacaaaaaccctattctttcttaaggagtcaacatacaagctcaaCCACCATCATATATAACCTTCCTCCGCCCTTAAACACCACCCTTGATCTTTATTCAGGCCAATAACCTCCAAAATACTATTATACAAAATTCTTCCTATAACATTtggtgctagaaggaggggcCTCAGTTTCAACTCAGGGAGAAGAGATGACCAAAGAAGGCAAATAAGCGGTGACACCAGGAAGCGGGGGCAAGAAGAAGGACCATAACGAGGTCGAGTACACGCCCCCGAAGACGCCACCGCCACCAATCACAACCGTGGACGGGCAGGCATTCATGACATATCTTGAAGGTCAGACCGATCAGATGAACGAGATCAACGCCCGGATATCAAGGGTAGAGAAAAGCTCGGTCCGGAATGTCAAGGGCAAGGCTCGCCGTTTCAAGGTCTCTCAACGTAGATGGAAGGGCAAGGGTCCCCAAAAAAGGCTGATTCACGAGTTTGATGACGCGGAAACCAAGACCAAGCAGAAGAAAGAGGCATCACTAGAAGAGGAAAAGATACCTCGGGATCGGGTTGAGCGGGGTATCCAAATCTCTAAGAGATCGGGGCAGAAGCCAGCTTCGTCCGAGGCAAGGTCGACTAGTATGCTAGACCGCGTGGGCAAGAAGCTAAGTGAGCATGACCTCAGGCTCAAATTGGAGAGTAGCAagaaagagagagaagagaagGAGCCCAAAGATCAGAAAACCCTAAAAAGAGGGCAGTGACTCCTCCAGAAAGATGACAGCGCACCCCGCCCAAGAGGGAGGGACGACGTAGGCGCATAGACAATCATGAAGAGGAGTCGCATATGCAAGATGGAGGAAGGGGACGCCACGAGTGACCTCAGGGCTCTCACCAATCTAGTAATGCAAATGGTAACAGAGATAGAGAAGTCGTTAGAGTGGGTGACCTAGGGAGGATCCTAGATCAGATGGAACAGGAGAAGAGGGGACCCATTCCCTCGATGGCCCCTTCTCCGTTCACGGCTGCTATTCGATCATCTCCCTTGCCTCGAGTATTCAGGCACAACGCCGATCTTCTGTTCAACGGAGAAGCCGACCCAGCGAAATATCTTATACAATTTAAAAAGATATGGAGGTCTATCAGGTTCTAGAGCCAACCCACTGCAGACATTTTGCAGCATCACTCCGAGGGAGTGCCCATTAATGTTCTCCAAATTAGGACCGACTAGCATAAGGACGTGGCGGCAGTTGAAAGACCTGTTCATCTGACAATTTTAATCCACCATCCACTACTCACCTGTTGTGGCCAAGCTAGCCAACATCAAGCAGAGGGAGGGGGAGCCTTCGGCAGAATACTTTTGCCGGTTTAATAATGAAGTTCCTAAGGTGAGAGGTGCTGGTGAAGAGACCATCAAGAACTTTCTGATAGCCGGGTTAAAAGAATGGTCAAAATTTTGGAAAAGCCTCTAGGCTATCGAGCCAAGGACCTTGGAAGAATTCTATGAGCAAGTTGAACCCTTTAAGAGGGTAGAAAAGTCGATGAGGGAGCTAGAAATTAGTGAAAAATATCGAGACCGATCCTCGAGCCCTGATGAGAGGAGGAAGACGTATCAGCGTAGTTCAAGCCCCAAGAAGTCTTTCCGAGACAAAGAGACAAACAAAGATTTGGGGAGGCCCTATATAAGTAAATGGCAGATACACACCCCACTGGTAGCCTCCATCGACCACATATATGCTACCTATGCTGGGAAGGGTGTGTTCAGAAAGGCAACCCCTCTCACAGACTACAACAAGAAGGATGCTTCGAAGTATTGTGCATACCACGAGGCCACGGGGCATGATACAGCTGATTGCAgacaattgaaggatgaaatcGAGACGTTGATAAGACAAGGGAAGCTTACAGAGTGGGTTGTCAAGGAGGTTCGAAAATACAAGACTGATTATCATACGGTCCTTCCTCCACCCCCAGAAG
This genomic interval from Apium graveolens cultivar Ventura chromosome 8, ASM990537v1, whole genome shotgun sequence contains the following:
- the LOC141680055 gene encoding uncharacterized protein LOC141680055 gives rise to the protein MSDHLPLYLELNKRVYIQKTKKFRFENMWIREDQCYKLVHNSWNQVEGRNIVDKMEYLSMQLEEYGGGRMKELRKKIQNLRRDMKKFRPRRDAVMANQLKQCLPMLISEKQSVFVEGRLLTDNVWIAFEINHYIRRRTHGSNGVVRFKIDVSKDGEEFGDSIPHRGIRQGDSISPYLYILCYEGLSSIIRRYEEVGLIHGISIARGAPCQAINLRKLYVVFNPNTRATDRALVFAILQVNEVSMRGNYLGLTMFISKRKNSVFGLLAERVSNKLHGWENNTISKGGKLVLLKTASLTIPNFWMNLFQIPGEVCTRMQWSMNYFWWGNSGSGKGIRWLSWDKLCDAKTGGWLGFRELSKFNVAMLEKQGWRLLNNENSLVTSILKARCFPKSDFPNAKLGSNLSYMWRSVMEAQDIVKEGSRRRIGNGEST
- the LOC141680056 gene encoding uncharacterized protein LOC141680056 codes for the protein MFEKEGFIGVGCVVRDVDGGFIGARNHRVPVSMQHRETEAVSLKEALSWIKQTGYMYCIFETDAKLIADACKELKGIAYFHTIVSDCLKLFKHFENVLFDFVSRSANGVTHKLARATHFMLGIHESFYTALEFVRDILLIDFI